A genomic window from Arthrobacter sp. FW305-BF8 includes:
- a CDS encoding polyketide cyclase / dehydrase and lipid transport: MNNRYLVSRDRFIAAAPDVVFEVLATPALHSEIDGSGTVKGAQPRGPLRLGPGAKFGMEMRTRVDYRILNTVTEFEEGRRIGWRHFYGHVWRYLLEPATDSSGVPGTLVTEQWDACLVRGKFLLRLAGYLGRHPANIDRTLARLDTYVTGAQAAG; the protein is encoded by the coding sequence ATGAATAACCGCTATCTGGTGTCCCGGGACCGCTTCATTGCCGCGGCGCCGGACGTGGTCTTCGAGGTCCTGGCCACTCCCGCGTTGCACAGCGAAATCGACGGATCAGGCACCGTTAAGGGCGCCCAGCCGCGGGGTCCGCTGCGTCTTGGCCCGGGAGCCAAATTCGGCATGGAAATGAGGACCAGGGTTGATTACCGGATCCTCAATACCGTCACTGAGTTCGAGGAGGGCCGGCGGATCGGCTGGCGCCACTTCTACGGGCATGTGTGGCGTTACCTGCTGGAGCCGGCCACGGACAGCAGCGGCGTGCCCGGAACGCTGGTGACAGAACAGTGGGATGCGTGCCTTGTCCGCGGCAAATTCCTGCTCCGCCTCGCCGGCTACCTGGGCCGCCATCCGGCGAATATCGACAGGACGCTTGCCAGGCTGGACACATACGTTACGGGCGCCCAAGCCGCGGGCTGA
- a CDS encoding gamma-glutamyl-gamma-aminobutyrate hydrolase family protein, whose protein sequence is MQNSPRNSGTVQTPGTAQTPDAAQNPDTAPDAAPDAGEVQSAAPRDERRPRIGIPVRLSSSADPDPRVAKANNLFGCIVSLIRDVGGEPVLLTAESLEAGPSGEPNSGTADGGTSDGDRAPDAPEALDGVVLPGGGDVDPRLYGEAPGPTLYDVNAEQDRLDIAVARRALDAGTPVLGICRGHQLLNVLYGGTLVQDMTPGTVPHRQIPAAANRPWVWHEVTITPGSKVAKMYAAAEFPEAGGTAPAGEGEAPTGDTDSGDVRAMEVKIASGHHQAVDRVAPGLLVTAVADDGTVEALEDPERWVASVQWHPEAMELTEEQRLAPFRVFVEACRTR, encoded by the coding sequence ATGCAGAATTCACCGCGGAATTCAGGAACAGTGCAGACCCCAGGAACGGCGCAGACCCCAGACGCAGCGCAGAACCCGGACACAGCGCCGGATGCAGCGCCGGATGCAGGCGAGGTACAGAGTGCGGCGCCGCGCGATGAGCGCCGGCCGCGGATCGGCATCCCGGTCCGGCTGAGCAGCTCGGCAGATCCGGACCCGCGGGTGGCAAAGGCCAACAACCTCTTCGGCTGCATTGTCAGCCTCATCCGCGATGTGGGCGGCGAGCCGGTGCTGCTTACCGCCGAGTCGCTGGAAGCCGGACCGAGCGGCGAACCCAACAGCGGAACGGCCGACGGCGGAACTTCCGACGGCGATAGGGCGCCGGACGCGCCCGAGGCGCTTGACGGCGTCGTACTTCCCGGCGGCGGCGACGTGGACCCGCGCCTCTACGGCGAGGCACCGGGGCCCACGCTCTATGACGTCAATGCGGAGCAGGACCGGCTGGACATCGCGGTGGCGCGGCGCGCACTCGATGCCGGCACGCCGGTGCTGGGAATCTGCCGCGGGCACCAGCTGCTCAATGTCCTCTACGGCGGAACGCTGGTCCAGGACATGACTCCGGGTACCGTGCCGCACCGCCAGATTCCGGCAGCGGCCAACAGGCCGTGGGTCTGGCACGAGGTGACCATCACCCCGGGATCCAAGGTGGCGAAGATGTACGCCGCCGCCGAATTTCCGGAGGCCGGCGGGACTGCCCCTGCCGGTGAGGGCGAGGCGCCCACAGGTGACACAGACTCGGGCGACGTACGCGCAATGGAGGTCAAGATCGCTTCCGGCCATCATCAGGCTGTGGACCGGGTGGCGCCGGGGCTGCTGGTGACCGCGGTGGCGGATGACGGCACGGTGGAGGCACTGGAGGATCCCGAGCGGTGGGTCGCCTCGGTGCAGTGGCACCCGGAGGCCATGGAACTGACCGAGGAGCAGAGGCTTGCCCCGTTCCGCGTGTTCGTGGAGGCATGCCGCACGCGCTGA
- a CDS encoding SDR family NAD(P)-dependent oxidoreductase: MSSITPFPAERTVVLTGAASARGIGRAAADRMASEGWSIAILDINAEDAKAAAAEIGSNRAVKAIGVGADVSDEASVDRAITEVEESLPPIVALANLAGISSPTPFMETTVAEWDKVFAINMRGTFVVSQRVLKGMIERKLGRIVSISSISAQRGGGTYSKVAYSASKAGIVGFTRALAREVGEFGVTVNAIAPGPIDTDIMGGTLSEERKAQMSEGIMMGRVGTREEVAALISFLLGADSGYITAATYDINGGLQVS, encoded by the coding sequence ATGAGCTCAATCACCCCTTTCCCCGCAGAGCGCACCGTTGTGCTGACCGGCGCGGCGTCTGCCCGCGGCATCGGCCGCGCGGCAGCTGACCGCATGGCCAGCGAAGGCTGGTCCATCGCGATCCTGGACATCAACGCCGAGGACGCTAAGGCCGCGGCCGCGGAGATCGGGTCCAACCGCGCAGTGAAGGCGATCGGCGTCGGGGCCGACGTCTCCGACGAGGCATCCGTGGACCGGGCCATCACGGAAGTCGAAGAGTCGTTGCCGCCGATCGTGGCCCTTGCCAACCTGGCCGGCATCAGCTCGCCGACGCCCTTCATGGAAACCACCGTTGCCGAGTGGGACAAGGTCTTCGCGATCAACATGCGCGGTACCTTCGTGGTGTCACAGCGGGTCCTCAAGGGAATGATCGAACGCAAGCTCGGCCGCATCGTCAGCATTTCCTCCATCTCGGCCCAGCGCGGCGGAGGGACCTACTCCAAGGTTGCCTACAGCGCCTCCAAGGCCGGCATCGTCGGCTTCACCCGCGCCCTGGCCCGCGAGGTCGGCGAGTTCGGCGTCACCGTGAACGCCATCGCCCCCGGCCCGATCGACACCGACATCATGGGCGGCACGTTGAGCGAGGAGCGCAAGGCACAGATGTCCGAGGGCATCATGATGGGCCGCGTGGGAACCCGCGAGGAAGTTGCTGCGCTGATCTCCTTCCTGCTGGGTGCGGACTCGGGCTACATCACGGCCGCGACCTACGACATCAACGGCGGCCTGCAGGTTTCCTGA
- a CDS encoding MFS transporter, with protein sequence MMTSFTTKSSGLGELGDRTLRKVRRRVMPLIVLLYFIAYLDRNNVGFAKLTMSEDIGLSAAAYGLGAGIFFLGYAVLEIPSNAGMYKFGARKWLARILITWGIFAAAMALVNGETTYYIIRFLLGAAEAGFFPAILFYLTLWFPAAQRVTVLGIFILAQPISNALGAPVSGLLLQMDGIMGLQGWQWLYIIEGIPAILLGVLTPFLMTDRPRDAKWLDADEREWLATTMDAELAAKSKGSSHNFLAGLKDKRTIVYSALYFGLVCGIYGLGLWMPTIVAALGKFSTAEVGFIVLIPYAIAAVFVYFWSKRADKTGKRAWHSAVSMVLAGLGLLAAGFLLPVNPVLALIALTASAMGIYGAIAPFLSMPSAALTGAAAASGLAMVNSLGNLGGFVAPYAVGILKDATGNNQSGLLFLSFCLCVTAGATYLYARKRPEGDAALDPAVKATADVPASR encoded by the coding sequence ATGATGACTTCATTCACCACAAAGTCCTCCGGACTTGGCGAGCTTGGAGACCGCACGCTCCGCAAGGTCCGCCGACGCGTAATGCCCCTGATTGTGCTCCTCTACTTCATCGCGTACCTCGACCGGAACAACGTCGGCTTCGCGAAGCTGACCATGAGCGAGGACATCGGCCTGAGCGCCGCAGCCTACGGCCTGGGCGCCGGCATCTTCTTCCTCGGCTACGCCGTACTCGAAATCCCGAGCAACGCCGGCATGTACAAGTTCGGTGCCCGCAAGTGGCTGGCCCGCATCCTCATCACCTGGGGCATCTTCGCAGCGGCCATGGCCCTGGTGAACGGCGAAACCACCTACTACATCATCCGCTTCCTGCTGGGCGCGGCCGAGGCCGGCTTCTTTCCCGCCATCCTCTTCTACCTGACCCTGTGGTTCCCGGCTGCACAGCGGGTCACGGTACTGGGCATCTTCATCCTGGCGCAGCCCATCTCCAACGCACTGGGTGCCCCGGTGTCCGGCCTGCTCCTCCAGATGGACGGCATCATGGGCCTGCAGGGCTGGCAGTGGCTCTACATCATTGAAGGCATCCCCGCCATCCTGCTGGGCGTGCTGACCCCCTTCCTGATGACGGACCGTCCGCGGGACGCCAAGTGGCTGGATGCCGACGAGCGCGAATGGCTCGCCACCACCATGGATGCCGAACTGGCCGCCAAGTCCAAGGGCAGCAGCCACAACTTCCTGGCAGGCCTGAAGGACAAGCGCACCATCGTCTACTCGGCCCTCTACTTCGGCCTGGTCTGCGGCATCTACGGCCTGGGCCTCTGGATGCCCACCATCGTCGCAGCCCTGGGCAAGTTCTCCACCGCCGAGGTCGGATTCATTGTCCTCATCCCGTACGCCATCGCCGCGGTCTTCGTCTACTTCTGGAGCAAGCGGGCTGACAAGACCGGCAAGCGTGCCTGGCACAGCGCCGTCAGCATGGTCCTCGCCGGCTTGGGCCTGCTCGCCGCCGGTTTCCTGCTTCCGGTCAACCCTGTCCTGGCACTCATTGCCCTGACCGCCTCGGCCATGGGCATCTACGGGGCCATTGCGCCGTTCCTGTCGATGCCGTCCGCAGCGCTCACCGGCGCAGCCGCGGCCTCCGGCCTGGCGATGGTCAACTCGCTGGGCAACCTGGGCGGATTCGTTGCCCCCTACGCAGTGGGGATCCTGAAGGACGCCACCGGCAACAACCAGAGCGGCCTGCTGTTCCTCTCCTTCTGCCTGTGCGTCACGGCCGGGGCCACCTACCTCTATGCCCGCAAGCGCCCCGAAGGCGATGCCGCGCTGGATCCGGCAGTCAAAGCCACCGCAGACGTTCCGGCCAGCCGCTAA
- the iolB gene encoding 5-deoxy-glucuronate isomerase, with protein MAEWVYPLGSAAEGCWDVSLGTSDSKLAVEGWEHTGLKVATLAPGAVVELPPAAEERIVIPLSGAFTATVDGLDHPLAGRASVFSGPTDVLYSGTDKAVTVTSSDGGRVAIATAPAKVQYPTRLITAGETPVELRGAGNCSRQVHNFGTPAALEADRFIVCEVLTPAGNWSSYPPHKHDEEKEGETQLEEIYYFETRVADLQGSASAGPGKDADAIGYQRVYASDHRPIDVSAEVRTGDVVLVPYGWHGPAMAAPGYDMYYLNVMAGPGRVRDWLISDDPHHGWVRQTWDSQNLDPRLPFGA; from the coding sequence ATGGCTGAATGGGTATACCCCCTGGGCAGCGCAGCCGAAGGCTGCTGGGACGTTTCGCTGGGAACGTCCGACTCGAAACTTGCCGTGGAAGGCTGGGAACACACGGGACTGAAGGTGGCCACACTGGCGCCGGGCGCCGTCGTCGAACTCCCGCCCGCGGCCGAGGAACGGATTGTCATTCCGCTGAGCGGGGCGTTCACGGCCACCGTGGACGGGCTGGACCACCCCCTGGCCGGGCGCGCCAGCGTCTTCAGCGGCCCCACCGACGTGCTCTACTCAGGGACAGACAAGGCGGTCACGGTTACATCGTCCGACGGCGGCCGGGTTGCTATCGCGACGGCGCCCGCCAAGGTCCAGTACCCGACGCGCCTGATCACCGCGGGCGAGACGCCCGTCGAGTTGCGCGGCGCCGGGAACTGCTCGCGCCAGGTCCACAACTTCGGTACCCCCGCTGCGCTGGAAGCCGACCGCTTCATCGTGTGCGAAGTCCTCACGCCGGCCGGCAACTGGTCCTCCTACCCTCCCCACAAGCATGACGAGGAGAAGGAGGGCGAAACCCAACTCGAAGAGATCTACTACTTCGAGACGCGGGTGGCCGACCTCCAGGGTTCCGCTTCTGCCGGTCCGGGCAAGGATGCGGACGCCATCGGCTACCAGCGCGTCTACGCCTCCGACCACCGGCCCATCGATGTCTCGGCCGAGGTGCGCACCGGCGACGTGGTACTGGTCCCCTACGGCTGGCACGGCCCCGCCATGGCCGCACCCGGCTACGACATGTACTACCTCAACGTCATGGCCGGGCCCGGCCGCGTCCGCGACTGGCTCATCAGCGACGACCCGCACCACGGCTGGGTGCGCCAGACCTGGGACAGCCAGAACCTGGACCCCCGGTTGCCGTTCGGGGCGTAG
- a CDS encoding MFS transporter, translating to MPVGLIALALGGFGIGLTEFVIMGLLPEVAADFQVSEASAGWFISGYALAVVVGALGLTAAVSRFQRKPVLAVLLVLFVAGNLLSAIAPDYWAMMAGRVVAALAHGAFFGIGAVVAAGMVAPTKKAAAIAIMFTGLTAANVLGVPLGTLLGQAAGWRSTFWAITGIGVLALVGILTLVPKAGNGDAASGGLRSELRAFRSGQVWLSILVTILGYGGMFGAFTYIAFTLTEVSGFAASTVPWLLIVFGAGLFIGNTLGGRAADRDVDRTLLAVLSVLVVVLVVFALSAGNQVLTVASLLLLGGFGFATVPGLQMRVMKYAAKAPTLASGANIGAFNVGNALGAWLGGVTITAGLGYTSPIWAGAAITLLGLLVMAGAAARARATARRVAVSFPTAEPAADASGPTGASVQTEAADVEPAAAR from the coding sequence ATGCCTGTTGGCCTGATAGCCCTAGCCCTCGGCGGGTTCGGCATCGGACTCACCGAATTCGTCATCATGGGGCTGCTCCCCGAAGTGGCCGCAGACTTTCAGGTGAGCGAAGCCTCTGCCGGCTGGTTCATCTCCGGTTATGCCCTCGCCGTCGTGGTGGGAGCACTGGGACTTACTGCCGCGGTGTCCCGATTCCAGCGCAAGCCCGTGCTGGCCGTTCTGCTGGTGCTTTTCGTCGCCGGCAACCTGCTGTCCGCCATCGCGCCCGACTACTGGGCGATGATGGCGGGCCGGGTGGTTGCCGCCCTCGCGCACGGCGCCTTCTTCGGCATCGGGGCGGTGGTGGCTGCCGGCATGGTGGCGCCGACGAAGAAGGCCGCCGCCATTGCGATCATGTTCACCGGCCTAACGGCCGCCAACGTCCTGGGCGTTCCGCTCGGCACGTTGCTGGGCCAGGCGGCAGGGTGGCGTTCCACCTTCTGGGCCATCACCGGCATCGGAGTGCTGGCGCTGGTTGGCATCCTGACCTTGGTGCCCAAGGCCGGGAACGGTGACGCCGCAAGCGGCGGACTGCGCAGCGAGCTCCGGGCCTTCCGCTCCGGCCAGGTGTGGCTGTCCATCCTGGTGACCATCCTCGGCTACGGCGGCATGTTCGGCGCCTTCACCTACATCGCCTTCACGCTCACGGAGGTTTCCGGATTCGCGGCGTCCACGGTGCCGTGGCTGCTGATTGTCTTCGGCGCGGGCCTGTTCATCGGCAACACCCTCGGCGGAAGGGCGGCCGACCGCGACGTCGACCGCACCCTGCTCGCCGTACTCTCGGTCCTCGTCGTGGTGCTGGTGGTTTTCGCCCTGAGCGCGGGGAACCAGGTGCTCACCGTCGCCTCCCTGCTGCTCCTCGGCGGTTTCGGGTTCGCCACCGTGCCCGGCCTGCAGATGCGCGTCATGAAGTACGCGGCCAAGGCGCCCACGCTGGCGTCCGGCGCCAATATCGGTGCGTTCAATGTGGGCAATGCGCTCGGCGCCTGGCTCGGCGGCGTGACCATCACCGCCGGCCTGGGCTACACCTCGCCCATCTGGGCAGGGGCCGCGATTACCCTGCTGGGCCTCCTGGTGATGGCCGGCGCTGCCGCCCGGGCGCGGGCAACTGCCCGCCGGGTTGCCGTCTCATTCCCGACGGCGGAGCCGGCGGCTGACGCTTCGGGTCCAACCGGAGCTTCGGTCCAGACTGAAGCGGCCGACGTCGAACCTGCCGCCGCCCGCTGA
- a CDS encoding GntR family transcriptional regulator produces MANQLHLSIDRSSPVPLYHQIVQGIEAAIHTGLLEPGSRLENEIDLAAQLNLSRPTMRKAMDELVRSGLLVRKRGVGTQVVSSQVRRPLELSSLYDDLTNNGSKPTTEVLTFAHIEADAATREALHLAAGAKVYHFTRLRKVGGKPLALMENWVRDDITHIDEDLLKAQGLYGILRSGGVNFRLATQRIGAMVANDYQAPLLETEPGSALVTMERTAVDDTGRNVETGHHVYRGDSYSFEMTLVQR; encoded by the coding sequence ATGGCGAATCAACTACACCTCAGCATCGACCGCTCGTCGCCGGTGCCGCTGTACCATCAGATCGTCCAGGGCATTGAGGCTGCCATCCATACCGGCCTGTTGGAACCCGGGAGCCGGCTGGAGAACGAGATTGATCTCGCCGCCCAGTTGAACCTCTCGCGCCCCACCATGCGCAAGGCGATGGATGAACTGGTCCGCTCCGGGCTCCTGGTCCGCAAGCGGGGTGTCGGCACGCAGGTGGTGTCCAGCCAGGTCCGCCGCCCGCTTGAGCTGTCCAGCCTGTACGACGACCTGACGAACAACGGCAGCAAGCCCACCACCGAGGTGCTCACCTTTGCGCACATCGAGGCCGACGCCGCCACCCGGGAGGCTCTGCATCTCGCCGCCGGGGCCAAGGTCTACCATTTCACCCGGCTCCGGAAAGTGGGCGGCAAGCCGCTAGCCCTGATGGAGAACTGGGTGCGCGACGACATCACGCACATCGACGAGGACCTGCTGAAGGCGCAGGGCCTGTACGGCATCCTGCGCAGCGGCGGCGTCAACTTCCGGCTGGCCACACAGCGCATCGGCGCCATGGTGGCCAACGACTACCAGGCTCCCCTGCTTGAGACGGAACCGGGCTCAGCCCTGGTCACCATGGAACGCACCGCCGTCGATGACACGGGCCGGAACGTGGAGACCGGACACCACGTCTACCGCGGCGACTCCTACAGCTTCGAAATGACACTGGTTCAGCGCTAG
- a CDS encoding FadR/GntR family transcriptional regulator: protein MGRRTLVDDLVDGLLDDILDGRLKPHDALPPEADIAKAYDVSRLTAREALKALRAQNILYVKAGRGTFVNPPDSWTGLDAIIKAASHGNADDQVSRGLIEVRRMVETGAAALAARRHSAEHAEEMRASIADMKRFHQAGDLDGFVAADIAFHDTVLKASGNPFVRALLAQLGQSLYRARRETSAIEEIQRHAIAFHQRVLESILTGDPELARKAMDEHMDQTFEDYERYVHGNRS from the coding sequence ATGGGGCGCAGGACACTTGTTGACGACCTGGTTGACGGTCTGCTGGACGACATTCTTGACGGCAGGCTCAAGCCGCATGATGCGCTGCCGCCGGAAGCCGACATCGCCAAGGCCTACGACGTAAGCCGGCTGACTGCCCGCGAAGCGCTGAAGGCACTCCGGGCACAGAACATCCTTTACGTCAAAGCCGGCCGCGGAACGTTCGTGAACCCTCCAGACAGCTGGACCGGCCTAGACGCGATCATCAAGGCGGCGTCCCACGGCAACGCGGACGACCAGGTTTCCCGCGGCCTGATCGAGGTGCGGCGCATGGTGGAGACCGGCGCCGCCGCGCTCGCGGCCAGGCGCCACTCCGCGGAGCACGCCGAGGAGATGCGGGCATCCATCGCGGACATGAAGAGGTTCCACCAGGCCGGCGACCTTGACGGGTTCGTGGCGGCGGACATTGCCTTCCACGACACTGTCCTGAAGGCCTCCGGCAACCCGTTTGTCCGGGCACTCCTGGCCCAGTTGGGCCAGTCCCTCTACCGCGCCCGCCGCGAGACGTCGGCCATCGAGGAGATCCAGCGGCACGCCATCGCCTTCCATCAGCGCGTGCTGGAGAGCATCCTCACCGGCGACCCCGAATTGGCCCGCAAGGCCATGGACGAGCATATGGACCAGACCTTCGAGGACTACGAACGCTACGTCCACGGAAATCGTTCCTAG
- a CDS encoding sugar phosphate isomerase/epimerase family protein, which translates to MKIALDPTPFHHSHSLLEFPRVVADLGYKYMQMTPHPDFIPFYNHPKADDELVGQLKKACTDAGIEIASILPVLRWSGPDEDAREAAVRYWKRAIQIAVDLGVSTMNTEFSGRPELAEESERAFYRSMEELLPIIEREGIDLLIDPHPDDFVEEGLAAIRVIRGLNSKNVGMVYVASHSFHMKNSPLDIMRAAGDKLRLVHVADTMDHHASHGLRYITNPPGNAVRVHQHLKIGDGDVNWDEFFGGLKEIGFLDRDDTVMVSSVFAEDDNAEEVSRFQLDTMKQYVQKVSV; encoded by the coding sequence CCACAGCCTGCTGGAGTTCCCCAGGGTGGTGGCCGACCTCGGCTACAAGTACATGCAGATGACGCCGCACCCGGATTTCATCCCCTTCTATAACCACCCGAAGGCCGACGACGAACTGGTGGGCCAGTTGAAGAAGGCGTGCACCGACGCCGGAATCGAAATCGCGTCCATCCTGCCTGTGCTGCGCTGGTCCGGCCCGGACGAGGACGCCCGCGAGGCAGCAGTGCGCTACTGGAAGCGCGCCATCCAGATCGCCGTGGACCTGGGCGTGAGCACCATGAACACCGAGTTCAGCGGCCGGCCGGAGCTGGCCGAGGAATCCGAGCGCGCGTTCTACCGCTCCATGGAGGAACTGCTCCCCATCATCGAGCGCGAAGGCATCGACCTGCTCATCGACCCGCACCCGGACGACTTCGTGGAGGAAGGCCTTGCCGCGATCCGCGTCATCCGCGGCCTGAACTCCAAGAACGTCGGCATGGTCTACGTGGCCTCGCACAGCTTTCACATGAAGAACTCGCCGCTGGACATCATGCGCGCGGCAGGGGACAAGCTCCGCCTGGTCCACGTTGCCGACACCATGGACCACCACGCGTCGCATGGACTGCGTTACATCACCAACCCGCCGGGCAACGCCGTCCGGGTGCACCAGCACCTGAAGATCGGCGACGGCGACGTGAACTGGGACGAGTTCTTCGGCGGCTTGAAGGAAATCGGGTTCCTGGACCGGGACGACACCGTGATGGTGTCCAGCGTCTTCGCCGAAGACGACAATGCCGAGGAGGTGTCCCGCTTCCAGCTGGACACCATGAAGCAGTACGTGCAGAAGGTCAGCGTATGA
- a CDS encoding MarR family winged helix-turn-helix transcriptional regulator produces MGIKDDAVEVRAQGWRTLAALHGLIEAELERSLQGQAQLSVVEYTVLDALSRQDGWHMRMQQLARATALSASATTRLVNRLEDRGLLTRILCADDRRGIYTELTDSGSKLLAEARPVHDATLERTLAEAQQVPELAPLVDALPRLHAGV; encoded by the coding sequence ATGGGCATCAAGGACGACGCCGTGGAGGTGCGCGCCCAAGGGTGGCGCACCCTGGCGGCCCTGCACGGGCTGATCGAGGCAGAGCTGGAACGGTCCCTGCAGGGGCAGGCCCAGCTCTCCGTCGTCGAATACACGGTGCTGGACGCGCTCAGCCGCCAGGACGGGTGGCACATGCGCATGCAGCAGCTGGCCCGGGCCACCGCCCTCAGCGCCAGCGCGACCACCCGCCTGGTGAACCGGCTGGAGGACCGCGGCCTGCTGACCCGCATCCTGTGCGCGGACGACCGCCGAGGCATCTACACTGAACTCACCGACAGCGGGAGCAAGCTGCTCGCAGAAGCGCGGCCCGTCCACGACGCCACCCTCGAGCGGACCCTGGCCGAAGCACAGCAGGTGCCGGAGCTGGCACCCCTGGTGGATGCCCTCCCCCGCCTCCACGCAGGCGTCTAA
- a CDS encoding sugar porter family MFS transporter — protein sequence MTAAPSGKADLKHQRALRTVTIISTFGGLLFGYDTGVINGALPYMQEDLGLTPLAEGMVTSSLLFGAAFGALFGGRLADRNGRRKMIMVLAVIFLIGTLSCTLAPSTEFMVAARFILGLAVGGASVTVPVYLAEVSPSARRGRIVTQNELMIVTGQLLAFIFNAYLGNTFGEAGGIWRWMLVIATLPAVALWIGMAFMPESPRWLASMGSFGEALGVLQRIRSKAEATAEFDEVKAMAVEDYKSKMGSWKDLQVPWLRRIFFVGVGLAVIQQITGVNSIMYYGTQILADAGFGREAALSANIANGVISVLATFVGIWLLGKVGRRRMLITGQIGTTSALLLIGLFSLILPEGTGRGYVILALTVTFLAFQQGAISPVTWLMLSEIFPLKLRGLGMGASAFVLWIVNFLIGFGFPQLLAAVGISNTFFVFAVLGVGAILFAAKYVPETKDKSLEDVEHYFKHQAGVPAEARTAVGTNTPVQ from the coding sequence ATGACGGCCGCGCCTTCCGGCAAGGCTGACTTGAAACACCAGCGGGCGCTCCGCACGGTCACCATCATTTCCACCTTCGGCGGCCTGCTCTTCGGCTACGACACAGGCGTCATCAACGGTGCCCTGCCTTACATGCAGGAGGACCTGGGCCTGACCCCGCTGGCCGAGGGAATGGTGACGTCGTCGCTCCTGTTCGGTGCTGCCTTCGGTGCGCTGTTCGGCGGCCGGCTGGCGGACCGGAACGGCCGCCGCAAGATGATCATGGTCCTTGCCGTCATCTTCCTGATCGGCACGCTGTCCTGCACCCTGGCCCCGAGCACTGAGTTCATGGTGGCGGCCCGGTTCATCCTGGGCCTGGCCGTGGGCGGAGCGTCCGTGACGGTGCCGGTGTACCTGGCGGAGGTGTCGCCGTCGGCCCGGCGCGGACGGATCGTGACGCAGAACGAGCTCATGATCGTCACCGGGCAGCTGCTCGCCTTCATCTTCAACGCCTACCTCGGCAACACCTTCGGCGAGGCCGGGGGCATCTGGCGCTGGATGCTGGTGATCGCCACGCTGCCGGCCGTCGCCCTGTGGATCGGCATGGCGTTCATGCCCGAAAGCCCCCGCTGGCTAGCCTCCATGGGCAGCTTCGGCGAGGCGCTCGGCGTGCTTCAGCGCATCCGCTCCAAGGCCGAGGCCACGGCGGAGTTCGACGAGGTCAAGGCCATGGCCGTCGAGGACTACAAGTCCAAGATGGGTTCCTGGAAGGACCTTCAAGTCCCTTGGCTGCGGCGGATCTTCTTCGTCGGCGTCGGCCTTGCCGTGATCCAGCAGATCACCGGCGTGAACTCCATCATGTACTACGGCACGCAGATCCTGGCGGATGCCGGCTTCGGCCGCGAAGCCGCGCTCAGCGCCAACATCGCCAACGGTGTCATCTCCGTCCTGGCCACCTTCGTGGGCATCTGGCTGCTCGGCAAGGTGGGGCGCCGCCGAATGCTGATCACTGGCCAGATCGGAACCACCTCGGCGCTACTGCTGATCGGCCTCTTCTCGCTGATCCTGCCGGAGGGGACCGGCCGAGGCTACGTGATCCTGGCGCTAACCGTCACGTTCCTCGCGTTCCAGCAGGGGGCCATTTCACCGGTCACCTGGCTCATGCTCTCGGAGATCTTCCCGCTGAAGCTGCGCGGCCTCGGCATGGGCGCATCGGCCTTCGTGCTCTGGATCGTGAACTTCCTGATTGGCTTCGGCTTCCCGCAGCTGCTCGCCGCCGTCGGGATCTCCAACACGTTCTTCGTGTTCGCCGTCCTGGGTGTCGGGGCGATTCTCTTTGCCGCCAAGTACGTTCCCGAGACCAAGGACAAGAGCCTCGAGGACGTGGAGCACTACTTCAAGCACCAGGCGGGCGTCCCCGCCGAAGCAAGGACCGCCGTCGGAACCAACACCCCGGTCCAATAA